In Calditrichota bacterium, the sequence AACAGTCAGGCTCAGACAACCGGAAAAATCTCCGGAACGATTCGTTCGGCAAAAGATCACACACCCCTGCCGGGCGCCGACGTGATCATTGAAAGGACTGTTCTGGGAGCCAGCGCTTCCCGGACGGGAAGATTTCTCATCGAAAAGGTTCCGGCCGGAGTCTA encodes:
- a CDS encoding carboxypeptidase-like regulatory domain-containing protein; this translates as MKTIIKGILGGGVLVLALLGPPNSQAQTTGKISGTIRSAKDHTPLPGADVIIERTVLGASASRTGRFLIEKVPAGV